The following proteins come from a genomic window of Trypanosoma brucei gambiense DAL972 chromosome 1, complete sequence:
- a CDS encoding arginine N-methyltransferase, putative, whose product MTVDANAASSTTTTTDYYFDSYSHYGIHMEMLKDCHRTTSYRDAMWRNAYLFKDKVVLDVGCGTGILSMFAAKAGARKVIGVDCSTVAVQAREIVKDNGFEDVITIIQGKVEEIQLDEKVDIIISEWMGYFLLYESMLNTVLYARDNLGTPDVKMFPDKANMHVCGITDEQYIQERFNIWDNVQGIDFSYFKRLSFIEPLVDTVERSQIVTNVAPLVSFDINTVKEADLSFTSEFALEAQASRGKRNGGNSIIYVHALSVHFDTPFTAGHEVVILDTTPYSPPTHWRQTVLYLFNPLRMRAGERATFRMKCSPNALNGRDLDISLHVDFEGALQISHYDQDFRLR is encoded by the coding sequence ATGACGGTGGACGCAAATGCCGCCTCCAGCACTACAACGACTAcagattattattttgattcTTACAGCCATTATGGAATTCACATGGAAATGTTGAAGGATTGCCATCGCACCACATCATATCGTGATGCCATGTGGCGTAATGCGTACCTTTTTAAGGACAAGGTTGTGCTTGATGTTGGTTGCGGGACGGGAATCCTTTCTATGTTTGCTGCAAAAGCGGGTGCGCGGAAGGTGATTGGGGTCGACTGCAGTACTGTTGCCGTGCAAGCGAGGGAAATTGTAAAAGATAACGGTTTTGAGGATGTTATTACAATAATTCAAGGTAAGGTTGAGGAAATACAATTGGATGAGAAGgtggatattattattagtgaATGGATGGGTTATTTCCTACTCTATGAGTCTATGTTAAACACCGTTTTGTACGCTCGTGATAATTTGGGTACTCCTGATGTGAAGATGTTCCCGGATAAAGCTAACATGCACGTATGCGGCATTACTGACGAGCAGTACATCCAAGAACGCTTCAACATTTGGGACAATGTGCAGGGAATTGACTTTTCCTACTTCAAACGCCTAAGTTTCATTGAGCCGCTTGTGGACACGGTGGAACGATCACAAATTGTTACCAATGTAGCACCTCTCGTTTCATTTGACATCAATACCGTAAAAGAAGCGGATCTTAGCTTCACATCGGAGTTTGCGCTTGAGGCACAGGCCTCCCGCGGAAAGCGTAATGGTGGTAATAGCATTATTTATGTTCATGCGCTTTCTGTTCACTTTGACACGCCCTTCACCGCTGGTCATGAAGTGGTGATACTTGACACAACTCCATATTCCCCTCCCACGCATTGGAGGCAAACggttttatatctttttaaCCCGCTTCGGATGCGTGCGGGAGAGCGAGCCACCTTTCGCATGAAATGCAGCCCAAATGCACTCAATGGGCGAGATCTTGACATTTCACTTCATGTTGACTTCGAAGGGGCACTTCAGATTAGTCATTATGACCAGGATTTTCGGCTGCGGTAG
- a CDS encoding ribonuclease H1/H2 small subunit, putative, whose protein sequence is MEGQNSVSLPDLVSEGQCNAPVVIHSLPVKTNFRGTTDVTVNFTQHTVRGEGGELRNALRGRTLIGREVILPSSYVIACASFTNKPPIAEAGGRKSGGAAACFDTTQPSSAQVEAAAGDMRITAVAERFCIWEHDKKPERSEMVTQWLRLSNDLHCYE, encoded by the coding sequence ATGGAAGGACAAAACTCAGTTTCTCTTCCTGATTTGGTATCCGAGGGCCAATGCAATGCGCCTGTGGTAATACATTCGTTGCCAGTGAAGACAAATTTCCGTGGGACAACAGATGTCACTGTAAACTTTACGCAACATACGGTACGTGGAGAAGGAGGCGAGCTCCGCAATGCATTACGCGGGCGTACGCTTATAGGACGTGAAGTAATATTGCCATCTTCATATGTTATTGCCTGCGCAAGTTTCACCAATAAACCTCCAATTGCGGAGGCGGGTGGGAGGAAGTCTGGTGGAGCTGCTGCCTGTTTTGATACCACTCAGCCGTCTTCAGCGCAGGTGGAAGCGGCAGCGGGGGACATGCGCATCACAGCCGTGGCTGAGAGATTTTGCATATGGGAGCATGACAAGAAACCTGAGAGATCAGAGATGGTAACTCAGTGGCTGCGCTTGTCAAATGATCTGCACTGTTATGAGTAG
- a CDS encoding serine peptidase, Clan SC, Family S9D codes for MFYDHVVSVLVIQFLSFSSLFLSYFRDALRKYPHSEITMRIVHKKKIIIYNINNKIGESIEVLFFLGGGMAAFFGSLVKSFILPKPSPTYSADKHPGKLVHIPRVDWDTRKENGTFTYGLLLLDTAAKFIIIYAHTNAVDVAMVFETMSYVSKRTSTSVLLVEYTGYGIAYGETTERSMNEDVLSAYYYAVRHMRVPADRVVLMGRSIGTGPSAQVCALLQGEEEVPALLVLQSPFTSLKECANDITPNVGSIVGYLGYDWFRTIDVVAQVRCPIIIHHGQCDDVVPFEHAQQLKRTIEEATPPGVVELHAEPNRGHNDLPTESANRFIDKKLRSFGQPRCLQPRCRPYHLVNPSIYEYLFCVKEQPIINMEELLKHWNETLSIGSFAYKREKLYVLLTASVSLFAMRCARAWQHYAGSRKRHYGNSYIASCNGSVGVGVGVGVVGGSGSGGNGDGSGSGAEELYCAKEDIIKRCLACWGSPLGAYLSVRGPPIRHKIFGVHLDVCVENVVASDGISNESGFRSCGGNPYFLKRDTGEAYLSVAELEFTHGLTRSVAAAMSTAPTLGGEEDEMDVFLQKNVVTRIQTQCERVVAFLDSNEWENMLEVLVSFGQRAPSFLSSKALQYYSECSSQARFGDSCGTGAACCGNDSGPAPRSEVMETIEDVDEWLRPWVVSPDTRMQLGTEVPWDYYLLKARLCVVEYTPLGPDTSWEEARRITDAWRVVKIIHDLFCSYSRRVLHPSFSAS; via the coding sequence ATGTTTTACGATCatgttgtaagtgtgctTGTGATtcagtttctctctttctcttcattatttctttcatattttcGTGATGCGCTACGCAAATATCCGCATTCGGAAATAACAATGCGAATtgtgcacaaaaaaaaaataataatatataatattaaCAATAAAATAGGCGAAAGCATTgaagtgcttttttttcttggtggGGGCATGGCGGCCTTCTTCGGTTCGCTGGTAAAGTCTTTTATTCTTCCCAAGCCTTCTCCTACTTATAGTGCAGACAAACACCCCGGTAAACTGGTGCATATACCGAGGGTTGACTGGGATACACGGAAGGAAAATGGGACCTTTACGTACGGGTTGCTACTGCTCGACACGGCTGCTaaattcatcatcatctacGCTCACACAAATGCCGTAGACGTTGCGATGGTGTTTGAAACAATGTCATATGTAAGTAAGCGTACCTCTACCTCTGTACTGCTTGTGGAATACACGGGTTACGGAATTGCATATGGTGAGACGACAGAGCGTTCCATGAATGAAGATGTGCTGTCGGCGTATTATTACGCTGTGCGTCACATGCGGGTGCCCGCTGATCGCGTAGTGCTGATGGGCCGTTCCATCGGTACGGGGCCATCAGCTCAAGTATGTGCGCTTCTGCAAGGTGAAGAGGAGGTTCCAGCACTTCTTGTGCTTCAATCCCCTTTTACATCACTAAAGGAATGCGCAAATGATATCACGCCCAATGTGGGCTCAATTGTGGGCTACTTGGGTTATGATTGGTTTCGTACCATTGACGTGGTTGCGCAGGTGCGATGCCCCATCATAATTCACCACGGGCAATGCGATGATGTGGTGCCGTTTGAACACGCGCAGCAGCTAAAACGGACCATCGAAGAGGCAACACCACCCGGTGTAGTGGAGCTCCATGCGGAACCGAATCGCGGTCACAACGATCTTCCCACAGAGAGCGCGAATCGTTTTATAGATAAGAAACTACGATCGTTTGGGCAGCCGCGATGTCTACAACCCAGATGCCGGCCTTATCATTTAGTAAACCCATCCATTTACGAGTATCTCTTCTGCGTGAAAGAGCAACCCATAATCAACATGGAAGAACTTCTAAAGCACTGGAATGAAACTCTATCCATAGGTTCCTTCGCCTATAAGCGAGAGAAGCTGTACGTACTTCTCACAGCTTCCGTGTCACTCTTCGCTATGCGATGTGCCAGGGCGTGGCAACATTACGCGGGAAGTCGGAAGCGGCATTACGGTAACAGTTATATCGCCAGTTGCAATGgcagtgttggtgttggtgttggtgttggtgttgttggtggtagtggtagtggtggtaaCGGTGATGGTAGTGGCAGCGGTGCAGAGGAGTTATATTGTGCTAAGGAGGATATCATTAAGAGGTGTTTAGCCTGTTGGGGAAGTCCTCTTGGCGCCTACTTAAGTGTACGTGGCCCTCCAATCCGTCACAAGATATTTGGCGTTCAtttggatgtgtgtgtggagaaTGTGGTGGCTAGCGATGGTATTAGCAATGAATCGGGTTTCCGTTCTTGTGGAGGCAATCCCTATTTCCTGAAGCGTGATACAGGGGAGGCATACTTGAGCGTAGCGGAGTTGGAGTTCACGCATGGCTTAACAAGAAGCGTCGCTGCAGCCATGTCCACCGCTCCCACTCTTGGCGGTGAGGAAGATGAAATGGACGTGTTTCTTCAGAAGAATGTGGTTACGAGAATACAGACACAATGTGAGCGTGTGGTTGCGTTTCTTGATAGTAATGAGTGGGAGAATATGTTGGAAGTTCTCGTGAGCTTTGGCCAGCGAGCACCATCGTTTCTCAGCAGTAAAGCGCTGCAGTATTATTCGGAGTGCTCATCTCAGGCACGCTTCGGTGACAGTTGTGGGACCGGTGCCGCGTGTTGCGGTAATGATAGCGGCCCGGCACCACGCAGTGAAGTGATGGAAACCATTGAAGATGTTGATGAGTGGCTCAGGCCGTGGGTTGTTAGTCCTGACACACGAATGCAATTGGGAACGGAGGTGCCTTGGGATTATTACCTTTTGAAGGCTCGTCTTTGTGTCGTTGAATACACGCCGCTGGGACCCGATACGAGTTGGGAGGAGGCGCGACGCATTACTGACGCGTGGAGGGTTGTGAAGATAATTCATGACCTCTTTTGTAGTTACTCCCGCCGTGTCCTCCACCCCTCTTTCAGCGCGTCATGA
- a CDS encoding SpoU type methylase, putative yields MRLSHRCLIKRDFDAWAYNIYWPQKKAFLPLMGFASLTVEDIKFAYNAWCLLRLAMFYGAAHPKVLSPLVNCTPSMDIIHGGNRIFYMHSQVSTPLSQRKIKVALTPCHPGAQLLQSFPWETAAQQGGWGSTESDDNCGVEIILGMENGMSEEVRAGCDYCLYVPQYGSVGSLSMLSAMAIAVHLAFCARWMRRGTEVNERLVPFLGHMPLSSDANDTIAPCTLPHEKNLIHFSNEEIRALLAERRLQYRMQLSVMVYNEFGDRNIGAIMRNANVFNCEELIVLNRRKFNRRGAVGTHHVLTTTFHATLNDRSCQSRLQGYVLWLLHQYYPYLKVYGASPSNDNDNDIDVATFLRHDNIHLQRWLRCNGYQHNEAGPIANITASFGTGDHWVHLIGKEVYLDDESSLVSAVKSAAAAGYRGIMLVVPEEGATLPLELVKESQRVVFIAHPNRLARDVQRGLNGALATAVALERLRTAIDNI; encoded by the coding sequence ATGCGGTTGTCTCATCGTTGCCTCATAAAGCGGGATTTTGATGCTTGGGCTTATAACATATACTGGCCGCAGAAAAAGGCGTTTCTTCCACTAATGGGCTTCGCGAGTTTAACAGTTGAGGATATTAAGTTTGCATACAATGCGTGGTGTCTCTTGCGTCTCGCAATGTTTTATGGTGCCGCACACCCAAAGGTTCTCAGTCCATTAGTGAACTGCACTCCATCAATGGACATCATACATGGCGGAAATCGAATTTTTTACATGCACTCGCAAGTGTCCACTCCCCTTtcacaacgaaaaataaaagttgCACTAACTCCCTGCCATCCCGGGGCACAATTACTGCAGTCATTTCCGTGGGAAACTGCAGCTCAACAGGGCGGTTGGGGTTCAACGGAGAGCGATGATAATTGCGGCGTGGAGATAATTCTCGGAATGGAAAATGGCATGTCTGAAGAGGTGCGTGCGGGATGTGATTATTGCCTTTACGTGCCTCAATACGGTTCTGTAGGTTCACTTTCAATGCTTTCAGCAATGGCAATTGCCGTACATTTGGCCTTCTGTGCGCGGTGGATGAGGCGGGGTACTGAAGTGAATGAACGACTTGTACCATTTTTGGGGCATATGCCTTTGAGCAGTGACGCCAATGACACAATTGCGCCCTGTACGCTTCCACATGAGAAAAATCTTATACACTTTAGTAATGAAGAAATTCGAGCTTTACTTGCGGAGAGGCGCCTGCAGTATCGAATGCAGCTTTCCGTGATGGTATATAATGAGTTTGGTGATCGCAACATTGGGGCCATCATGCGCAATGCAAATGTGTTCAATTGCGAGGAACTTATTGTTCTGAATCGTCGCAAGTTTAACCGGCGGGGTGCCGTTGGTACACATCATGTGCTCACGACGACATTTCACGCTACTTTGAACGACAGGAGTTGTCAGTCACGTTTGCAGGGTTATGTGTTGTGGCTACTGCATCAATATTATCCATATCTGAAAGTTTATGGTGCATCTCCAtctaatgataatgataatgatattGATGTTGCCACTTTCCTTCGACACGACAACATTCACTTGCAACGTTGGCTTCGATGTAATGGTTACCAACACAATGAAGCGGGCCCAATCGCTAATATAACTGCAAGTTTTGGAACTGGTGACCACTGGGTTCATCTTATTGGAAAGGAAGTTTATCTTGACGATGAGAGTTCACTTGTGTCCGCAGTAAAGTCAGCTGCTGCAGCGGGATATCGCGGCATAATGTTAGTGGTTCCTGAAGAGGGCGCAACATTACCATTAGAATTGGTGAAAGAGTCACAACGCGTAGTTTTTATTGCACATCCCAATCGACTTGCACGGGATGTGCAGCGTGGACTTAATGGTGCACTCGCGACGGCTGTTGCTCTCGAGCGCCTTCGAACCGCAATCGATAATATTTAA